The genome window atttctaagtcaggatggtgtgtgtaactcagaggggaacttgcaggtggtggtgttcccatgcatttgctgtccTTGCTCTTTGAGATGATAGctgttgagggtttggaaggtgatgtcaaaggagccttggtaaatagatggtacacactggtggTGAAGgtagtgaatggggtgccaatcaagcaggctactttgtcctggatagtgtcaagcttcttgagcattgtagaagctgcactcattaggcaagtggagagtattccatcacactcctgacttgtgccttggagatgatggacaggctttagggagtcaggaggtgagttagtcataGCAGAATTTcgcagtctctgacctgctcttgtagccaaagtatttaaatgcctgttccagttcagtttctggtcagaactcccagtatgttgatagtgggggatccagtgatggtgatgccagttgaatgtcatggggagatggttagattctctcttgctgaagaTCATCATTGCCTTGGTACTTTTTTTGGCTCAAATGTTATTTAGCacaatcagcccaagcctgaatgttgtccaggccttgatgcatatggacactgactgcttcagtatctgaggagccatgaatggtgctgagcattgttaATCATCAACAACCATCCCGACTTCTGATATTAtattggagggaaagtcattgatgaagcagctaagatggttggacctaggacactaccctgaggaactcctgcagcaatgtcctgggactgagatggtttacctccaacaaccagaaccatctttctttgtgctgggtatgactccaactagcagagagttttccccctgattccattgaccccagttttgctatgggtccttgatgccacacttagtgaaatgctgccttcacgtcaagggcagtcactctcacctcatctcttaaGGTCAGttgttttgtccatatttggaccaagactataatgaggtcaggagctgagcggccctgacggaactcaaactgagctcTGCATTAAGACTGATGTCCAAAATTAAAATGGGTTGCATTATGGGGAAAGATTACTGATGCACAAGGGAGAAGTACATCCCAGGGCCTCTTCTGTATGATTCCAGATCACTCCTGTACTAATAAATCAGTGTGCTTGGCAATATTAATTGTCTTAATCACCCATGTTCTAAAGTATCTGACTCTGAGTAATGTCATAAGAAGTTTGCCAATGTTTTTGCAACAAATGACTTTGAACAGAGCATTCTTTCTTAAGGAACTTTGGAAAGGGGACATGTCTTCACAAGGTATCTTGATCAGGAGCGGAAACTCCAATGTGTTGCTTCAGGGAGTTGTAAATGTGCTGAACAACGCAAGTGCATAGGATCTAATTTGATTTGTGTGCATAATTTTGCAGGTATCTGAACTAATGGTTGTTATTGGTATGTTTTCTATTTATGATCCTTTAATAACCCATCTTTTATCTTGCCTTGCTTTACAATTAAATGATTAAAGCAACACATTGAAcctgtttttaatttatttaaagcAGATTATAAGACCAAGTAACACAGCACTATGTCAAACCTCTAAATTCTGCACGGTTTGCCATGCATAGGGGACAGTATAACATCTTAGGAAGGGATCAGTCATTTCCCACAGGAATTGTCTTTTATTGATTGAAAAAATGCTCAGTTCTTTCTGAAGTTGTTTGACAAATCTCAAGTTCTATAGGAGACCCCTATTGAAATGCCATTTTAAGAACGTAAATAAATGCCTACAGATTGACTTTACTGCCAAGAAAAAGTCTTATCTGAATTAATCCTCATGTTGTGAGGGTTAGGTAAGGATTATATTGATTCTGGAATAGTTACTTTAGTCTGTCAGCTGAAAGGTACACTCCCAGTTGTTATGTGTTCACCAACAGTGTTGCAGTCCTGAAAGTTTTAAGCTTCACCAGGCTACCCAAGGTGCGTGAGTGTGCTGGTGATCTGTCTAATGTTTATTCTTGAACTGCATTTCAGTTCCTGCGAGAAATCAGTTGTATAACATCTAAACAAATGACCACAAAGGAGGAGGTACTGTGATCACTTAGGCAGGAATGATTCCTCATCTTTTGGTTTGAACACATATAGTAACCATCATTCTACTCACTTGCCTAAAGGTAAATTTTCTCATTTTATGCCTAAGAAAGGGTCAGGCTTTTTGCTGTTGGATCTTTCATGCCCAGCCCCTGCAAAACCTGGCCATTTTTGCAGGTGAGTCCTTTACATAAATGATGCAAAGCATTAAATCCCAAAATGGATACTTTTCACTGGATTGGTTCATAATATTATGATATGGCTTGCATTACTCCAGCTGAAAATCTAGAGAAAATAATTTTATGAAATGTATAATTTTGTGTTTTCCCTATTCTCTTCATTACCATTCATTGCCTCACCGCAAAAGTATATAATAATCATCCCTCATTATATCAAAGGTGGAAAAGGTTTAGTTAAgtctttttaaaatgtttcacAGTAACAAATTATACCTTGTGTAGCTATGAAATTGCTTTCACCCTCCAAGATTAAGCTTTTAACTGAATTCTTTTAAAGCGTATTGATACCAATGTTTTTTCTAGGTTATTGTAATAGGGTGAGCGATCTGGTAACTGCGTCTGTATATCTTAATGTGTATGGACTCAATAATTATTTAATTCCCTTTtattgtgtgcaggtgtgaagcatTTTTAACATTGTGAATAATTTGCTATAGATCGATGGATATCTTCAAAGAAGATGCACAGTGTCAGCTAAATGAAAAGCTAAACGAAACCAGGATCAAATTTTTGAGTTTGTGGGAAAATTATAACCCAGCAGGATTTAAACAGAGATACAGAGAATCTTTAAAAATCACAGAAGGTATGTTTATAGATTGTAATTTTATCTGCTACTTATGAAATTAAACTGTGTAATTACAAATTTTGTGAAATCTGTAACTGAAATGAAGGTGAATAGAAAAGGAGAGTGTTCTATACGCATAAATGTAGCATTTATGCTGCTTTCAAATCGGTttatctgtttttttaaaaaaaacttatggACTTTACTGGGAGAAAGTTAGAGACTTCCGCAATGTTATCTCCCTCTGTGTAAAGAAATTCCTAACTTCCCCTCTTTTTCTGATGTGTTCCTTAAATTATCAGTGTTGACCTGATCATTGTCTTTCATGAACTCGAAGATTCTGTTGAGTTCAAACAAAAGCTGATATGATAAATGTTTTGGTTCAGCCTAAGTAACTGAGGAGTTTGGAGGGGTAGGGGGGTGGAGTTGAGTTAGTGGTGCAGGTTATGGAATTTGTGCTGGGAGCTGAACTTGATGCCTTTGGCCTTTCCAATGCTTAGCTGGAGGATCTTTTAGTTCATCAAAGATTAGTTAATGAATAAGCAGTTTGGTAGCACCACAGCAGTGAAGATGTAGAGCTGTGTGGTAATTGGTGTACAACGGAAGCTGACCCTATGTCTGGGTATGATGCCACTGCCACTGAGCGGCAACATGTTGATGAGGAAGAGGATAGGGCCAAGGATTGGGACTGTAAAGGTGATGGAGTGGGAAGAGAGTTGACCTTGTTATGTGCATTCTATTTCTGGTCACTCACCTCAGGTTTCTGGTTATATTTTCAATGAACTTGTTTCACGGAAGTAAATATTGTTAGCTCGAGGCTAATCGTTTTAGTAGCCATTGTTAACCATGTTTGCGATTGGTTAATGTACTTACAAAATATTTATCAATGTATCAAACAACAATGCAAAAGTGCGTTTTGAAAACCTTGTAATAGAGTATTGTGTTAACAACAAAAGACAATGGTAAGTTAAGAGGCACAATGGCCTTCAAATTGCAGTTATCTGATCATATATACACTTGCGTATGGTTTGCTGGTTTTAAAGTGTCTCTTATATGAACATCTAAAATGTATATTTAGCACCTAGGGTTAAACTCCATTATCACATGGAAGCATACAAAAATTAAGTTGTGAAGCTCTCTGTCAAAAGCTCAGATTGGGTTTGTTGCAATATTTAAATGATCTTGTTTGAATTTATGGTACTGCCACTTTAGTACAGTATTAAATCTATAATTTTCAAATGGCTAATTTCTAAGAGTCAATTTGCTATCTTTAGAGAAATATCATAATTGTTAATACTTTTACAGGAAAATGCTTAGAAATATATGAAGAGGAGAAACAGATGTGTGAAAAAATCCAATTAACCAAAAAAGGTATTTGTTAATATACTACTTTACTGCAATTCTATACTTCAGCTGAAACAACTCACCACTAATAGGAAATGTCACTTTTCTTGCAGTTATTGCTGAGCAGAAAGCATTCATAGAACAAACACGCTTAAATATGGAAAGTGTCAACAAAAATTTTGAAAATATTGAAAGACAAAAGCAGGAAGTATCAGAAAAGATTAAGAAGCTGAAAGAAGGACTTCTCACAAAACAGGAATGTATGTATAATGTGATTCGTTCAGGGAGAAGAAAGGGTAACCTGATTACTTTTtataaaatcataagaaataggagtagtccatgaggcccctcgagcctgctccaccattcaaaacaatcatggctgatcagcctcaactccactttcctgcctgctccccatatcccttgattaccTGAGagatctcagccttaaatatatacaGCAATGGAGCTTTCACAACCCTCTAGGGCTGAACTTttgatttcaaagattcacactATTTCGATGAAGTAATTCCTCAGCCAATGTAATCAACcactcagtgtctaccctgtccagccccttcagaatctcgtgtttcagttagatcatgaTTCACCTTCTAAATGCCAGAGACCAtaggtccaatttactcagcctctcaacaTAGGGCAACCCTTTTAACCTAGGAGCCACACTAGTTAAAATttactgtactgcctccaaggcaagtacatccttccttagatattgaaccaaaactatgcacagtcCTCCAGGTGTGTATCACCAAAGCCccatataattgtagcaagatacTTGAACCTAATGTTGGTTTAGACACCAAATGGATAAATTGGTCCCAGTTGCATATGCAATAGTATATATTGTATAAGATATTAAATTGTTGGTTATCATGAATTTAGTGAAGTTTGCTCTTCTAATAATTCATAAATAATTGGAACTACTTGATTCTTTAAAATTGCTGGGGTTTTTTTAGTCATGAAAATAATTAGTTCTTCCTCCATAAACAGTAATTTCTACACAAAAGCAAGAAAATAAAGCAAAGCTGAAAGAATTAAATACATCTGCAGAAATGTTTAAGAAGCGGATGGGACTGGAAATTAGGAAGGTGCACGGTAAGAacaaggaattttttttaaagacttgAACTTTGAGTTGCAAAGTTGACAGTTTTCTTTAAAACTTGTgcagattttaaaaagtaaaatatttttgCCTAGTGTTTTGTGCACAAAAATGCTGCATCCATATACTTCTAATATCTTTAAACATTTGCCTCGATCAGCTGTTTTCTACTTTATACATTTAGCCTAATTTAATCCATTGTTTTCTAACTCGGGCATGATGTGAGATAGGATGTGACTCTTTGGATTGAATTTTGAATTGTTCTTTATGATATGTTATTTGAGTTTTGTGATGTAAAACTAATTTAATGGTTCTTCAAAAGGGGAGCAACTGCAATTTATCTTCAAATGCATCAGCCATAAAAATCCCAAGCAGCCATTTACATTTCTGCTGAAAATCAGTGaagaaggaaattatgaaggtatggcATTTTGAAAACTGAGATGTAGGACGTTTCTAAGAGCATAAGCATGCAATGAGACAATAATTTGAGCCCTCCATAAGCCATGACTTTAATCCTACTTACTTATCTTTTGAGGAAAAGTTCTGCGTAAATGCTTCCTGATCTCCAAAAGTAACTAGCTCCATTCTTGCTCTGTTGAGCTCCAGATAACACTACCCTGTCTTTTTTTACCTCAACAGTACTAGAACCAGGTATTCCTTGGAATATTTGATGTTTGCAGCCTGTACCTAAACGATGACCAACACAGCTACATATTTATCTAGCATCTTGCCCTCGGCAGCTTTTGCTGTATGTTTGTTCTTAATGTTAACCACTTTGTAGATGTGAAAGTGAGGAGATTTCATCCAATGTTTAACAATGTTAACTTCAACCAGTGATGTCTATAATATGTTCATCATCTGTTGCACCTGTGCCATCTATATCTCTATGGATAGTTCAACTGACCTCCAACCAAGTGCTGAAGTTGATCAAAAGACATGTATTGGAGCATTTATTTGTACTAAGGCTTCTGGCTCAAAGTTTGGCAGTTAACCTCATCAGTGGAAATGTGATCATACACATGCACGTGGTGGGGGGTAGATTAAAGGTCCTTGTAAAGATGGGGCGGGGGGGCGTTGGTGAGTATACATGCTTTGAACATTGCACTCCTTAATGATCTGTGTTCTGATGCTTCTGGGATGCACTGGAATTTTCAATTGGAGGACAagatgatggggagggggtgggtgggaaagagTTAGGAACCCACTCACTTCCAATTGATGGCCTGTTAAAGCTCCATGAAGAGCTTGTTAGCAGGCCAGAAGGCTATTTTCAACTTTTAATTTACCAGCATGAAGAATGTGGTGCGTGTGATGCAGAGATGTCGGGTTCAATGCAAGGAACATGTAAGTATTTTTTATGATGAAAAATCATAACCACTAGGGTTTTCAATGAGAGATCGGTGCAGTATGTTTTTATTGGCTGTTTGCCATTTTTCTGTGCAGAAAAGCTGCTGGCCCTTCAATGTTCTGACTTCTCTCTTCTGCAAGACATAGTTGCTGTCTGCTTTTGACAATTGTGCTCTGCAGACAACATTGTTAATTGGGTGCCTAGCTTGCCTCTGGCCCAATTAGGGCATTTATATTCAGACATAGTGTCAAATGAGCGGTACAGATGTGACATCAaacccttggtctctggatttATACCTATTGCCCATCCATAGCTGCCTTGAGAACATAGTGTGGACTGTAGCCATGTGCAGGCTAGACTGAATAAGAGTTGTTCCTTCCCTTTGAAGAACATTATGAACCAATTGGGTGTTTTCAACAATCCACAGCTTCATGGTAATTGTTAAAAATTATGGTGCTAGTCCACGCATTTTTTGAATTTACTTTCACATCTTGCATTGATAAACGATGACCAACATAGCTACATATTTATCTAGCATCTTGCCCTCGGCAGCTTTTGCTGTATGTTTGTTCTTAATGTTAACCACTTTGTAGATGTGAAAGTGAGGAGATTTCATCCAATGTTTAACAATGTTAATTTCAACCAGTGATGTCTAGATAAGATGCTAGACAGATAAGAGGCAAGATGCTAGATAAATATGTAGCTGTGTTGGTCATCGTTTATTAACGCAAGATGTGAAAGTAAATTCAAAAAATGCGTGGACTAGCACCATAATTCTTAACAATTACCATGAAGCTGTGGATTGTTGAACTCATGATCTTTGGGCTTTGGTCCAGTGATCCATACAGAAAAAAGTCCTAAAATGTTGAATGTACAACAATATTATGGATAGTATGTTACTTGAATGTATCAATTTTAGCTAACTAATTGTTAATTTAGCTAATTGTTTTCCTTTGCATTTTCAGTCACGTCATGTGAACCACCATTGGAATGTATGCCTTTGTTGCAGGAAAAACTCAAAGAAACCAACAATTTCTCTGCATTTCTTGCAAATGTCAGAAAAGCTTTTACAACATTAGTATAGTTCCAGATTGTATTCCTGGTTTTTGTATTTAGTATAGCATTTTCCCTTGCTGTTTAAATGTTTTCTTATCTTATGAACCTATGTTAGTAACTGGCTATGTAATATATTGGTTTTCTAATtgtagtcttttttttaaaaaaagaaaaacttgttCATATCTGTTTCTCTTAGACTGCTGCCAGAATTATTTTGTTTGTTATACATGGGCATAAATTAACATCATGAAATGTTcctattaagaacataagaagtaggagtgggtcatttggccctttgaacttgctctgccattcagtaagatcatggctgatctgattgtggccttaactcccatcccctgataacctttgattcccttgtagatcaagaatctgtctgtctaGTTCAGCCTTGAGTTCAGTCATTGTTTCTGACCTGAACACAAGATGCCTCCTGTATAATAACTGTACTATAGTTATGATTAATAAACATTTTCATCAGCATTT of Carcharodon carcharias isolate sCarCar2 chromosome 12, sCarCar2.pri, whole genome shotgun sequence contains these proteins:
- the spc25 gene encoding kinetochore protein Spc25; this encodes MDIFKEDAQCQLNEKLNETRIKFLSLWENYNPAGFKQRYRESLKITEGKCLEIYEEEKQMCEKIQLTKKVIAEQKAFIEQTRLNMESVNKNFENIERQKQEVSEKIKKLKEGLLTKQELISTQKQENKAKLKELNTSAEMFKKRMGLEIRKVHGEQLQFIFKCISHKNPKQPFTFLLKISEEGNYEVTSCEPPLECMPLLQEKLKETNNFSAFLANVRKAFTTLV